A single Amphiprion ocellaris isolate individual 3 ecotype Okinawa chromosome 15, ASM2253959v1, whole genome shotgun sequence DNA region contains:
- the jtb gene encoding protein JTB isoform X1 — protein MESDCRIPVACCRPRVLVLHALFWGLVSLRVFGAALLSEEKTAVVKSVVTPCWLLEEFVVTGECVRCNDFDSKSQAACRQTGYVEKVNCTKSSREEYKSCRSALMEEHLFWKFEAAMLGLTVLFAVLVVVRQRWLDRLASEKVRRQIESI, from the exons ATGGAGAGCGACTGTCGGATCCCCGTCGCCTGCTGCCGGCCGCGAGTCCTCGTCCTTCACGCTCTGTTCTGGGGCCTCGTCTCCCTCAG agtgTTCGGAGCTGCTCTGCTGAGTGAAGAGAAAACTGCAG TGGTGAAGTCTGTcgtcaccccctgctggctgctggaGGAGTTCGTAGTGACGGGGGAGTGTGTTCGCTGCAACGACTTCGACTCT AAGTCGCAGGCggcctgcagacagacaggataCGTGGAGAAGGTGAACTGCACCAAGTCCAGCAGGGAGGAGTACAAGAG CTGTCGATCTGCTCTCATGGAGGAACATCTCTTCTGGAAGTTCGAGGCGGCCATGTTGGGTCTGACGGTTCTCTTCGCCGTCCTGGTTGTCGTCCGTCAGCGCTGGCTCGACCGCCTCGCCTCCGAGAAAGTCCGGCGCCAGATCGAGTCCATCTAG
- the jtb gene encoding protein JTB isoform X2 yields the protein MESDCRIPVACCRPRVLVLHALFWGLVSLRVFGAALLSEEKTAVVKSVVTPCWLLEEFVVTGECVRCNDFDSKSQAACRQTGYVEKVNCTKSSREEYKRESLLPEGGGASGISFQATHSETRIIESWRNH from the exons ATGGAGAGCGACTGTCGGATCCCCGTCGCCTGCTGCCGGCCGCGAGTCCTCGTCCTTCACGCTCTGTTCTGGGGCCTCGTCTCCCTCAG agtgTTCGGAGCTGCTCTGCTGAGTGAAGAGAAAACTGCAG TGGTGAAGTCTGTcgtcaccccctgctggctgctggaGGAGTTCGTAGTGACGGGGGAGTGTGTTCGCTGCAACGACTTCGACTCT AAGTCGCAGGCggcctgcagacagacaggataCGTGGAGAAGGTGAACTGCACCAAGTCCAGCAGGGAGGAGTACAAGAG agagagtcttcttcctgaagggggcggggccagcGGCATCTCCTTTCAAGCTACACACAGTGAAACCAGGATTATAGAGTCCTGGAGGAATCATTGA
- the glmp gene encoding glycosylated lysosomal membrane protein → MNQEVKFTVQPIRSRGLAALLRGQLTNSGSHVTAALTVTTKMAAAAESRFGAVRLILTFCVFRLFIGAETFNRQVTVQLNPGSHATPPDGDLLHVRAVGDNDTLHYLLSNQGAPTLLLVHTDSPNSTVQVNWTQFPAHSSLKVEPESSILYSGGIVFSRLLEYDDVNDTAEPSDFFPPYELQNFTWSRLKLLDLTASLCGTSTTFTNGSLCLQLSVFDSEGRGLSWPRLLHSANSSQLEVWLDGVSPRAAHSRFLLELKAVGGAYPLSRVEVHQSIDDEFTPSIFKVSQWVSSENSSSDVLGFAQWKPVAYRQRHPVLEDATPCRHSKPQPQSGEVTAASSALIHAFYSEPKVVGLNMSFGLAGEPFYNNTKFLSWTLLVGVGSPPVDFFSPLVISIMAVGLGTPMVLMLLGGVYVCIRKRTASTTAYEPIN, encoded by the exons ATGAATCAGGAAGTGAAATTCACGgttcagccaatcagaagccGAGGACTCGCTGCGCTTCTGCGCGGTCAGCTGACAAACTCAGGAAGTCACGTGACCGCGGCGCTGACAGTCACAACAAAGATGGCGGCCGCAGCGGAGAGTCGGTTTGGCGCAGTTCGTCTGATTCTGaccttctgtgtttttaggcTGTTTATTGGAGCTGAAACGTTcaacagacag GTCACCGTACAGCTGAATCCCGGTTCACATGCGACGCCTCCTGATGGAGACCTGCTACATGTGAGAGCCGTGGGAGACAATGACACGCTGCACTACCTGCTGAGCAACCAGGGGGCGCCGACGCTGCTGCTGGTCCACACTGACAGCCCGAATTCCACTGTGCAG GTGAACTGGACTCAGTTTCCGGCTCATAGCAGCCTGAAGgtggagccagagagcagcatTCTGTACAGCGGCGGCATCGTGTTCAGCCGG ctGTTGGAGTACGATGATGTGAACGATACGGCCGAACCCTCCGACTTCTTCCCTCCGTACGAGCTGCAGAACTTCACCTGGTCCCGCCTCAAGCTGTTGGATCTGACCGCTTCGCTCTGTGGCACCTCCACCACTTTCACCAACGGCTCGCTCTGCCTGCAG CTGTCGGTGTTTGATTCAGAGGGGCGTGGCCTGAGCTGGCCCCGCCTCCTGCACTCTGCTAACTCCTCCCAGCTGGAGGTGTGGCTGGATGGAGTGTCGCCACGAGCAGCACACTCCAGGTTCCTGCTGGAGCTGAAGGCCGTGGGCGGGGCTTATCCTCTGAGCAGGGTGGAGGTCCACCAATCGATTGATGACGAGTTCACGCCGTCCATATTCAAG GTGTCTCAGTGGGTTTCTTCAGAGAACAGCAGCTCTGATGTTCTGGGCTTCGCTCAGTGGAAGCCGGTGGCGTACCGCCAGCGCCACCCGGTTCTGGAAGACGCCACGCCGTGCCGCCACTCGAAGCCGCAGCCTCAGAGCGGCGAGGTGACAGCGGCTTCGTCCGCTCTGATCCACGCGTTCTACTCAGAACCGAAGGTGGTTGGACTGAACATGAGCTTCGGCCTCGCTGGAGAACCGTTCTACAACAACACCAAGTTCCTCAGCTG GACGCTGCTGGTGGGCGTCGGCTCGCCGCCTGTCGACTTCTTCTCTCCGCTGGTTATATCCATCATGGCGGTCGGTCTGGGAACTCCCATGGTCCTCATGCTGCTGGGCGGAGTCTATGTCTGCATCCGTAAGAGGACGGCCTCAACGACGGCCTACGAGCCAATCAACTAA